The segment tggaaaatattaaataaccCGTGTCTGCTGCAACAATTTCTTTGTATATTTACCCTCATATTTTACCACAACCATGTGGTATGAGATATTGCCCGGGTTTGCTATTATGACAGTATGTCTGATCATTCCTGGTGTTGCAACTGCTCAAATCCAGAAGTTCACAAACGGTGGAAAGGTGAGTGGTGATTATGAACAATGTTTGTCGGTCTCTAGTCACTGAGTATCTGCTTTAGTGAATATTTTAATAGTTAGAAACGTTTGTTTCACCCTGACATTGGCCAGATATTTCTGTATGCCCTTATATGTCTGAAGTATGTAATCCCTTTTTTTGAACTCACAGGAAAAGCGGATTGCACGGGTTCCCTATCACTGGTATTTGATGGAGAGAGACAAGAGAGTGTCTGGAAGTGGTGAACATTACCGAGccaaggttaaaaaaaaaaatacttgtatAAGCTTGTGTAGATATGTATCAGTACTGACCATATGCTCACCAAAGCAGgtgttgtaatatttttctttgtcgttttttttttttttccacagggaCTTGAAAACATCAAGTGAAAAGCCACCCAGATGAAACTGAAATGTACATTTTGTCCAGCTGTCTATTAAAAATTTGTCTCTAAATTATTAATTTGCTTGCTGTTGTCATcttttttcatatttgaaatattttcatAAGAGTTGTTACATGGTTATGTTTTGATACTGGTCCACTGTGGTGTGAATATACATTTGGAAATTGTTTTGCATGGTTTACGATATTAGATTTATGTAACGGGATCAGATTTGATTCCTTTCCCAATTAACTTAGACAATTACTAATAACTGAAACCTAATTTTGATGCCAGAATTCAAGCagcacattaaaaacatttaattaaataacttaTCACTTCATCATGTACTCAAGATTAATGATGGGTTAATATAGAGTGCTTGGTCCAATCCCTGCAGTTTTTACAGAGGCAGATAAATACATTGTACATATTATATACTCCAAAGCCTACAAAAAGTGCTTAAAATGATTATAATTGATCAATTTAAATGGATCTACAGAATACTTGATAATATACAAAGTACACATAATGTGCATAAACGGGTTGTAATATGATTATGTGATATCCAGGCTGCACAGAATccttggtagcactttattttatagtcCTATTTTGCATATACATACTATATACTACTTGgtgtaataattacaataactgggtaataactaggtactagtCCTGAACctccccctaaacctaatcttaacccatgtagttaccttatattattCAGTATGCTCTTGTAAGTACACTAAaagtgcacatactgtaaaattaaGTGAAACCAGATCCTTTGACAGCTTCAAATGGAGCATCAGTAGACATAATATAGTATGTTATACAATAAGCAGACAAAATGTACTTTAGTAATAACACTTATTTTGTAAAGAGAATCTTGTGTGCTTTTTACATCCATTTAGAAGTCCAGTGGAGACAACTGAGATAAAGATCAAGAAGTAAGAAAGTACACATTACATACTCTTTACCAAACCATTATACTTATGTGGCTCTTACGGTCAGATAATTGTGATTTCCaggcccggaaaagtcacggaAATGGATATTTTCAAAATCATGAAAATGACTATTGTGAATGCATTTCTAGTTAAGCTCAGCTCTAAACCTTCTCATTGTGTAGATATTGCTATTTGTAAATGCAATCTCAGATAAAaccaatttttaaaaatccttatCCAGTAACTCACGACTGGAAAAGTTATCGAAAATCATTGGTCAAATAATAATACAGGGATATTTCCCATAGAGCAGGAGTTTGTGactatacaaatacaaataactGATATCGGAATGTAAAAATCCAGCATTTTATAGGGTTACTTCCTATGTTGCCATCTAAACTGCATATACTTAATTTAAACGAagtaattcttaaaaaaaaaaaaaagaatattgtTGAAAGTTCCAGCAATTAGAGATGTAGAAACAAAGTCTACAGTTTATCTAACCTCACAAGGTTAACACAGGGTTATAACTAAAGAAGGGGTAAATTCTCATAGTTAATTAAAGTTCCAATATGGCAGTGGATCACATGACCATTGTTTATTTAGATGCAAAAACACATCACATGTAGGGTATTGCATTAGGAAATTAATTGTTCTActaattaaagaaaatgtacacAACAATTTGTTCACAAGCCTCTCACTG is part of the Megalobrama amblycephala isolate DHTTF-2021 linkage group LG23, ASM1881202v1, whole genome shotgun sequence genome and harbors:
- the ndufa1 gene encoding NADH dehydrogenase [ubiquinone] 1 alpha subcomplex subunit 1, which codes for MWYEILPGFAIMTVCLIIPGVATAQIQKFTNGGKEKRIARVPYHWYLMERDKRVSGSGEHYRAKGLENIK